The candidate division WOR-3 bacterium genomic interval CAACATCAATTAGTGACAATATTTCCCAATCAGGATTGCCGATAATTGATTTGATTTCTCTTATTTTATCGCGATTTTTTGAGGCGATGATTAATTTCACAGATATTTAATTCCATTTTTTTCTTGGCTGATTATTTTTATCAGTTCTTTTAAGGCCGATGCTTTTTCTTTGGAAATAACTAAAAGGGCATCGTTCGTTTGAACGATAATTAGGTTTTTAATTCCCATAGTAGCAACTAAGTTTTTATCGCTTACGATAATTGAGTTTTCGGTATCTTTATAATAAACTTTTCCTAAGATAACATTATTCGCATTATCTTTTACAAAATGCCTTTCTAATGCCAACCAACTACCAACATCATCCCAAACAAAGTTTGCTTTAACGACAATAATATTATCCGATTTTTCTAAGACTGCGTAGTCAATCGAAGTAGCCGGTGCATTTTGGTATAATTTCTTAAGGACCTTCCATTCTTGCGCGGTTCCAATATATTTCTGAAAGCGAATTAAGTCATCATAAAATTCGGGTAGATATTCTTTTATACCATTAAGAATAGCGGAAATTCGCCAAACGAACATTCCGCTATTCCAAAGATAGGTTTTTGCTTGCAGGTATTTTTTCGCCAACGCCAAATCAGGTTTTTCCACAAACTTTAAACCGATATAACTAATTTGTCCATTTTGCCTTCTAAATTCATCTCCAATATGAATATAACCATAACCAGTTTCCGGGGATGTCGCCGGAATACCAAAAGTCACAAGATAGTCCTGTTGTGCGATTTCATAAGCAAATTTGACATCTTGATAAAAACTTTGTTCGTCCTTAATTAAATGGTCTGAAGGCAAAACAATCATTGTTCCCTCAGGGTCGATCTTATCTAAATAGATTGCGGCTAAGGCAATGGCTGGTGCAGTGTTTTTGCCAATAGGTTCATAGATGATATTTTGTTTGGGAATCGTTATCTGTTTTGCTAATATTTTCGCTAGTTCTTGAGAAATCACAAAGAATTGATTTTTAGTGGGAATAATTTTCTTTATTCGTTTATGAGTCTTTTGGATTAATGAATCCTTGCCGAAAAGAGCAATAAATTGCTTGGGAAAATTACTTCGGCTTTTGGGCCAGAAACGTTCGCCTTTACCACCGGCAAGTATTACGGCATATAGTTTCATAATAGTGTTACTCCTTGTCGCAGGTCTTTGACCGACCTTCGTTATTAGATTTGCTTTTTACTTCTAAAGCCTGACCCGATGTTACCCTTTTTAATGTTGCGATTAGTTCACCCAAAAATAATTTGTTTTTAATTATTACCGGATATCGGCTTTTATCTAAAGAAAGATAAATGCTACCAAGATTAGATTTGGGGATGGTTTGTGGCTCAATTATTGCACAATGATATTTTTTATTACTGAGATTTATGGTCTTAACTTCAACTACCGGTAACTTCAATTGATAATTCTTTTTATCAATATGAACCGGAATTGAAAAATCATTACCGAACTTCAAATCGATGGTTCGACAATAATACCAGGTCGTAAGTAAATCTCTTGCATGGGGTTGTAAGACAAAAGTACTACTATCTGAATAAATAATTTTTTGTTGCCGGTAATCAAAGATTGCCCATAAAGTTGCTTGATAATTCTTTTCTCTAATAAATTTTTCTGATTTTAGGGTTGCAAAATCGGAAATTCGCACATAAGAATTAAGTTCGTCATCAATTGAAAATATCTTATTCAATTTGGGATTAGATTTAAGTTTGGCTTGAAAATGATAGCAACTTTCACCATTCCAAAATATATTCGGTTGAACTTGTAGTTCTAATGAACCGACTAAAATCGGACCATAACGAATATCATAGAAAAGTCTTTCTCCAGGACTAAAGGCTGTCACTAATATTAAAAGCGAAAAAAACATATCTTAATTGTATGCATTATAAATTTATTGTCAATGAACACTTATCAAATCTTCTGAGAGTATCTCACAAAGACACCTAACTCGCAAAGACAAACTAAAAATTCTCTATATCTTTATAGGTCGGAAAATTTTTTATAGACTGAACTATAGAAACAAACCAGATAATCTTGTCTAACACTTCTTTTTCATATAGGTTTATGAGTCAGTAAATTTTTAATACGTTTAAGGCATCTCTTTTCTGATATAAGTTTATACGTCAATAAATATTTAATCGCTTAAGACAATTCATAGTTTAGTTTTATAAGTCAATAAATTTTTAATCGTTTAAAACACTTCCTTTCTGGCATAGGTTTAGTTTATAAGCCAGTAAATTTTTAACTGCTAAGAAACTTCTTTTTCTGATGTAGGTTTAGGTTTACAAGTCAGTAAATTTTTTAATCGTTTAAGACACTTCTTTCCTAACATAGGTTTAGTTTTATAAGTCAGTAAATTTTTAAATGTTAAGAGACTTCTTTTCTGATATAGATTTAGGTTTACAAGTCAGTAAATTTTTTAATCGTTTAAGACACTTCTTTCATGATATTATAAATTCAGGAGATTTTAAATAAATTGCGCTACAAAAAAAGATAGAATGATTGTATAAAACTATACTTTTCCAATGTAGGCTCATAGACCAGTAAATTTTTAATAGATTGCACTACAGTAATAAACAGGACACTTGTAAAACAACCATCCTCCTTTTCCAAAAACGCAAAAAAACTAATATATATAAACAAATTTTGGAGAAAATTTTAATTTATTATTTTTAAAGATTAGCAACAATTCTAATTATCAAGAAACAACCCCAAAAAGCAAAAATTCGATTTTTCTTAAACTTTTACCCATTAAGTTCACACTTCTCTGTTAATCCAAAATTTATACATATAGTATACAAAAAAATTAACCGAGATTTTCATCTAACGCATTGTAATCCAAGCAATAAAAGAAAATACGCCGAAATTGATGGTATGACTCCCTCCACGGAGTAGGAAGATAAGAAAGTTGTGGTTATCTTTGTCAGGAAATCGGGTTTTTGGGGTGTTAAGAACTTCGCCGATTAGCGCACACAAGAAAATATCAGTTAAAGCGTCTTGTAGTAAATTTAATAATTATACTCCCTGAAGACATTTCGGTTTACTGCACAGGACATTTCTTAGGAAGTATAAGCGGTTGTTATTTATGATTTCAGGCTCTCCATTTGAAAGGTTTTTTTATTCGATCGTTTCAATGGTTATTTCTTGATTAGTATGAATGTTAATTGAGCCTGCAATTCTTATGGCTTCTTGAACGATTATTTTGGGCTCAAGATTGGTATGTTTAGTTAACGCTCTTGCTACTGCTAAGGCAATTGGTCCGCCTGAACCGATTGCGACAATTCCATCGTCGGGTTCAATAACATCGCCTGACCCAGAAACAATATAACTATTCTGGGGGCTCAAAATTGCCAATAAGGCTTCGAGTCGTCGCAGCACTTTATCTTGTCGCCAGTCTTTAGCTAATTCTACTACTGCACGCGGAAGGTTACCGTGATATTCCTCAAGTTTATTTTCAAACCGTTCAAACAAGGTAAATGCATCAGCAGCTGAACCAGCAAATCCGACCAAAATTTTATTATTATAAACCTTTCGTATCTTCTTGGCAGTTTCCTTGACAATGGTATCACCAAAAGTGACCTGACCATCGCTTGCCATCGCACATTTGCCATCTTTTTTAAGTCCGATGATAGTAGTTGAGATAAATTTAGCCATATACACCTCCGGGGATAGGATTTAAGATACCAAAATTGAAATCTTAAACCGTTTAAGTGTAATCGGTGATTTCTCCAAGGTTCGGTTATGTAAATTATATTGGAAAAATATTTTGAATTTATCTTTTATTAACATTTATACTCCTGCTTGTCTAAGTTCTTCATCTGACAGGCCATAATAATGACCGATTTCGTGCATTACAACTTTTCGCACTAATTCTTTAATCTCTTCTTCAGTTTTGGCAATATTTTCAATCGGCTTTTGATAAATTATTATTCTATCAGGTAAAGTATTACCATACCAGAAACCCCGTTTCCGATAGGGGACGCCATGATATAGACCTAAAATGTCCAATTTTCCTTTTTTCATCTTATTTTGAACCTCTAAAGACGGAACATCTTCAATAATAATGCTAACATTTTCTAATTTCTTTTTGAAAAATTCGGGCAACTCATGTAAGGCTTGAATAACAAACTCTTCAAACTGTTCTCTTTGCATATTAGTAATAATCTACTTAAAAATCATTGAGTAATATTTTATTCTGGCCTAACAAATTAATTAAATAATTTCCCCTTCATTTTTTAAATAATTATGATGTTTTTTCTCAACTGGGCACTGGAGTCAATTAATATCTCGCTAATTTTTCTGTGTATTTAGTAGTATTATTTTCAAAGTTCTTTATTAATTTTATTGTGAAATCACTAAAAAGTAAATACCTTTTGGTAAATTATCTAAAGATATTTCCGAGTCCAAACCACTATTAGAAATTTGTCGTATTATTGACTTCAGTAATCTACCTTGAATATCATACAATCTAATAACTGTTGATTCTGAAATCGCATTATCCGCCCTAATTTTCATTTTTCTATTTGAGAAATAGATGACTTTACTAACAATCTGTTTTTTGTGTCTGACATTTTGTTTTATACTTTGTTTTATATTTTGTTCTATCTGCTGATTTTCATTTCCAATTATCAAATTTTGTCTTTTGCCTATATTCTGAGGAATGTATGCCCAGAATTCCCGTGTTCGATTACCTTTCAGTATAAATAACCGATTATTAGCAAAAATAAGACTCGCGCCATTTTTCGGAAAACTTCTTTTATTTAATTTGGGTATTGTATCTTGAAACTGCCAATGCCCGGAAAGTGTATTGTAAGCCCAAACTTCTTGGCATTTATTGCCTTTTATCGCATAAAGCATATTTTGACCATCATAAGTTATTGCCCCGCCGGCTCTGACTTTATATCTTTTACCATAAGGTAAGTATGGTAAACTTTCTTTTTCAGTCCAACTGTTTTCATTAATATCATAACAGTAAAACTCATTATATTTTGCCCCACCTTTAAGAGCATAGATTTTATTATTTCCACCATAAACAATACAACTGCCAGATTTAAAAATTCGGTTGTGAATTCCTTTTGGTGGTGAATCAAGTTGTTCCCAACTGTTTTGAGAAATGTCATATTTAAGAAACTCGCAGTCACGACTACTGCCAACTAAACAATAGATATTTCCATTATAATAGGTCAAACTTGAGCCATCCTTGAAAGGTTTTATTGAAGGTGCTAATTGACAAAAAGACCAAGTATCGTTTCCGGGTTCGTATTTCCAAAATTCTTTGGTATTATTTCCTTTTATAGCAAAAATAATCCCATCAGCATAGACCAGTGATGCTCCAGCTTTTACTTTGCGTTTTATTACAATTGAATCTCTAATAAAAAATGGAACGGGTGATTTAATCTGCCATTTGTTAGTGGTAATATCATAAGCATAAAAATCTTGAGTGTTGTTTCCTTTCAGCGCATAAATTTTGTTTCCGTCGCTTGTAAGACAACCACCGTCTTTTACTGGTTTAAGACTATTACTATCAGGAATATCGCTTTTTCTTTGCCAGATCGGATAATTAACATAAAAGCGCCAGAACATCGCATAATCCGACCAATTATTTGCTCGGTCTCGACATCTGACTGACCAAAGATATTCACCAATTGGTAAAGGACGACTGGGTGAATAAATAGAATCTGAAGTTAGTATATTTAGCAAGGTATCTTCTGCCTTAATAACTAAAAGATTATACTCCGATGCGGTTAAACTTGTTCGCCAGACAAAATTCGGACATTCAAGAGAGAGTGTGCAATTGGGAGATGGATTTAATAATATTGGAATTGGCGGCGGTGTGGTATCAATTGTAAACTTAAAAGTATCACTCCAATTACTCCAATAATTTTCCGTTCCAGCCCGGACCCGCCAAAAATATGTTCCTTCTGAAAAACTAATCGGACCACATTCAGAAACAGATATGATTGTATCAAATATATGTTTACTTTTGGCAAGATCGCTTATATTCCATATTATAGTTCCGTTTTCTGCATATTGCTTTTCGTTTTTCGCCTCATACACTTTCAAATTGTATTGAGTGGCATTATTAACATCAGTCCAATCGAATGTTAAATTTGTATTATTAGTAGATAGATTATTAGATGGAAACAATAAAGTAGGAGATGGAAGTATCACTTCAATATTTTTACGACAAGAATCGTTGCTTCTAATATAGTCAGAATCTAATTTAGCCCAGGCAGTAGCAGTAAATAGACCAAACTGATTACCAATCCAACTCTGAAAATTTACTGTGCAGGCAGTTGCCGGCAACATATTAGTAATTTCAACAGAATCCAAATAAACTAAATCTTTATTATCCTCAATTTTTAGGTATGTACAAAAAGTCTCAGTGTTTGTACCTAAGTTTTTAATAAGAACTCCGGGTAAAATAGTGTCACCATAACCAATCCGAGTCGGAATAAGTACCGAATCTGCTGAAACATCATGACTATACCGAGAAAAACGAATTGCCCTGCCGGCACTTAATAAATTTCCTTCTGGCGCACCATTATAAAGATATTGCAAGCCAATTAAACCAGTGTTATTTTCAATACCAATTGTTGCTGATTGACCAAGTCCTAATTTGTAGAGATTTTCACAACGCTTATATTGAAAAATAATCTCGCCATTTTCATATAGAATTATTTGGAATTCGACTGTATCGCGATTAACTCCGCTACTCATCACCAATCCTCTCCATTGGATTATTTTGTAACGGACCGGCGGTAAATCAAATGTTTTGTGCCGAGCATTTAAGATATTCAAATCATCCCAAAAAGGTGCGATAATATTATTAGGCGCATCAGAAAACGGAATTGGCGAATTCGTATTGTATGAAAGAGAAAGTTCATTAAAACTTATAAAACCATTGGTCGAATAATAGAAGTAGGTCATTGGTTCACCGTAGAAATTAAAAGTAAAGCCGATAGGAATTGGACCGCTGACATTAACATCACCTGTTGGTAATGGTGAACCAGTTGTTGAAATATCTATCCAATTATAAATTGGACCGCCGGTCGTATCAGAATCAATCCAATATGCATAGCCCGCATCAGGACCACCAGTATAATTAGGCTTAATTATTTGAGTCTGCCGTATCTTTTGATTATTCAATGAGTTCGTATCATCAGTTAAGAAAGTTCTAATTTTAATCGTGCATAATTCAGCAATTATCGGCACAAATGTATCAAAGGTAATTGTCTTTGAACTATCAATTAATAAACTATCAAGATATTTTATATTTTCATAGCGTAAAACCGAATTCTGTCCAAGAATTGAGCAAATAACAGGAATATTTCTTTGAATTGCATTACTATAATTCTTTATTCGTGCCTTTGGTTGAAAACCACGGCCCAAAGGTCTCATCACAAAGGAACTGCTGGGATATATAATAGAATCAACAGCAACATCCCTAATCTCTTTAATCTCAGGTCCAGTAATGTCATCAAGATTAATCCGACTTCCATATAGACCTTTATTCACAAAGGCAATATACATTTCTTGGCCATCAAAAGTATCAAGCGCAATAGTTTTTAAGATATAATTAGTATTTGTGAATTTTTTTGCCCAGAGTAAAATTGTAAAGTCATTAATATTACTACCTGTAGTCGACAGTCTAATTTCAAGACTTTCTGGATTTCCGCCACCTGATTTGCGATACCAAAACTTAAGCGTATCAAAAGTCACCTCACTACATTTTAACCTTGGTGTTATCAGCCAATCATCATTGCGTAGGCTGATACCTTCATATCTTGAAGAAACACACGCCGGTGAAGTATAAAAATTAGTCGTATATCTCTCCCAGGTTTGTGTACCGCCATCATTATTTATCACTCTCCAGCCTAAAGGAGGAAAAATTGTGCCCGTAAAACTTTCATTTAGCGGAACTGAAATTAAGATTATTGGCAACAATAAAAAAAATAATATTTGAGTTATTTTAAATTTTTGCATAAATCTACTTTAGTGCCTTTTAATGATTTGTCAAGAATAAAGATTTTTGAGATATGAAAAATCACGAAAAAATGCGAAAGTCACGAAAATTTGTATTAAAAACGAAACAGGAAGAAACAGTTTGAGTTTATTTTGTGTTATTCGTTGTTAAAATATAAATGACTTTTGCAAGACACTCTATCTAAGAGTTCTAAAAAAGTCTCATTTTGTCAACTAAACTTGATTCAAGGTCTCACAATGTATGATTTTATCCGATGTTGAAACAAGTTTTGCTGTCGCCGCACTTTGCATAACAGCATGACATTATGTGATTTTGTAAACTTTTTTAGCGTTCGCCAATCTTTACTCTTGACAACTCTTATCTCGGTATTATTATAGATTGGTGATTAACCTTATTATTAATCGATTGAAAAAAACATTAAACGGGGATTTTTATTGGAAAAATTCATATTTGATTATTAGTGGAATATTGCTCAGTTTATCTTTGGTCTTGTTCCCAAGATTACCAAATAAAATTTTCTATTAATGTATTTTATGGAGGCGCTATGCAATGTGTTATTGAAAAAGAGTTATTCTTAGAAGGTTTAAGCGGTGTTGTGCAAATTCTTTTGACAAAAACCACATATCCGGTTTTACAAAATGTCTTTTTAGAAAGCACTGGCGACAATTTAATTGTTAAAGCAACAGACCTTGACTCTTACGTGGAAAAACGATTGCCTTTAACGGAAAAGGGTAAATCCGGCAAGGTCATTGTCTCCGGAAAAAAGTTATTGGAAGCAGTAAGAGAGTTATCTGCTGATAAATTATCTCTAACCCTTAAGGATAGCAGAGTCTATTTGGAGGCCGACGGTAGCACATCAATCTTTTCTGGCTTGGACCCAACTGAATTTCCTGAAGTTCCCAGTTTGCCCCAAGATAATGAAATTGAGTTTCCATTAGCAACATTAGAAGAAATTTTTAAGGCAACGAGTTTTGCTACGAGTAAAGATGAAAGTCGACCGGCAATATGTGGAGTATATTGGAAAGTGTCACCAACTGAAACCCGAATGGTTGCAACTGATACTTATCGTTTGGCTTTTGCTAAAAAGAAAGGTAAATTTGGTGGTAAACTGGAAGTGATTATTGCACCTAAAATCTTTGCACTCTTTCCTAAAGGTGTTGATAAAATTAAAGTATGTGTCGACCCAGCAAAAATCGGGTTAGTCTTTCCTAATACTACTATTATCAGCCGGTTGATTGAAGGTCCTTATCCTGATTATGAGCGGATTATGCCAAAGCAATATCCGTTTCGTATGCAAACTAATGTTGTCAACTTCTCATCTGCATTACGCCGGGCAGCAGTCTTTGCCCACCCTGCTGGACGCCTTGTTATCTTAAATTTGTCGGTTAAAGAATCTTCGATTTTTGCTGAAACCCAAGACCTTGGTCAGACTACCCAGATGTTTGATGCCGATTATGAAGGTGATGATTTAAAGATTGGATTTAATGTCGACTTTCTTTTAGAAGTTTTGAAACATATTGATAGCGATGAGGTAATAATGGAATTCTTAAATCCCCTTGCCGCTGGAGTCGTAAAACCTGCATCGTCTGAATCAGAAATTGAAAAGATTTATCTCTTAATGCCGATTCGACTTGAATAATTTAACATAGATATCCTTAAGGTATAACATCTCTATCTTTAGCCTTTATAATTAACATCCTTTCGTTTTATTATATATTTTACAACCCAAATTGCATTTATATAAATTATTATTATAATATAAATAAATGATGAAACATCTCGGTGGTACAATTCTTTTCTGGCTTTTGTTTATATCCAATCTGTTTAGTTCTGGAGCAAATTATCTCATCATCGCCCACGATAACTTTTATGATGCGGTAAAACCTTTAGCCATATGGAAACAGAAAAGAGGGTTGATTACCAAAACTGTTAAATTGTCAGAAATTGGTTACGATACAGCAAGTATTAAATCTTATATTCGTAATGCTTATAGTAACTGGAATCCGCGACCACAATATGTCCTTTTAGTTGGCGACCGCAACTTTATTCCTTTAGGTATGTATTTTCCTAATTGGATTCTTTATTACCCTTGGCGAGGCACTTGGACCGACCAGTATTATGTAAACCTTACTGAACAAACTGATTATCGGGATGATATGTATTTAGGCAGATTACCCTGTTCAACACCCACAGAATGTTCAATAATGGTAAATAAGATTATCTATTATGAACAAGGAAGAGGACTTAGTAAAGGCAATTGGTTTATAAAGGCAACCGGCATTGCTCGAGACCGAAGAGAAAATAATCAATGTTTCGATAGTTGTTATCTTACTGCAATACGAGAGATTCGAAAGAATTTATCAGATTATGGTTTTATTCATATTGACACCCTCTTTACTTCTAACAATGCAGATTATAATGTGGTTGAAGAATCAATAACTCAAGGAAGAAATTTTGTTGTCTATCGAGGTAGCACCCTTTCATCAACTGACAACTGGAATAATCCTTTTGGCGTCAGACCAGAACGCATTCGAAATGATTCAATGCCTGCAATAGTAATCTCTCCTACATGCCGGACGATGTTTTTCCCGGAAAATTTACCTTCTTATCCTGAACCTCAAACTTCGGCAGGCAATAAATGGATAAAACAAGGAACAGTTAGTGTACCTCGAGGCGCTGTCGCATTTTTCGGCACGACCACTCATTATCATGCTGGATTTGATACCTTTCAAACTTATTGGCGAAATGCTGCTGCAATAAAATTTTTTGAAACGATAACAAAAGAATCAGTATTTGTCTTAGGCGAAGTTATTAGAAAAGTCAAAGATAGTGTTTTGGCATGTTGCTCACTTCTAACTATCGACCGTCTAAATCATCCAATTGCTTGTTCAGTTGCTTATATGGAATGGAACTTATTGGGTGACCCTTCATTAAATCTCTGGAGATCACCACCCCAATTAATGTCTGTGGTTCACGAAACAATTATTGATGTTTCACCACAAACATTTACTGTCTCGGTTCGTGATTCTTTTAATTACTTACCAATCTCAAATGCTTTAGTTACGCTCTTAAAAGATTCTGTGATATATCAATATCAATATACTAATGATTTTGGTGTTGCCGAGTTTTCAATTCATCCGCAAACCTATGGCATAATGTCGGTTACCATTACCAAAAGAGGTTATCAGGTTTATGAAAAGAATGTTCTTACTTGTTTTGAAAATGATGTCGGCGTAATTGATATTATTCAGCCCAGAGGAATCATTGACTCAATGATTAATGTAGTTGTTCCTAAAGCCAAAATAAAAAACTTCGGATTATATCCTGCGACTTTCAATATTCAATTCAAAATTAATAATTGGGTGAGTAGTCGTTTAATTGAGAGCTTACCTTCTCAAGAAGAAATCTTTGTCACTTTTGACCCCTGGATTATTGGACCTCGAGGAAATTATGTTGGTAAATGTATCTGCCAACTAACAGATGATTTGGTTCCCCAAAATGATACCTTGGAAACGCATTTTACTGTTGTGCCTCATATTGTTGGTTGGATACAGAAAGAGGTTTTACCGACTCAGGTTCCTAATCAATATGTCAGATATGGCGGTGCTTTAGTTGGAACTGACAATTATATATTTGCTTTTCGCGGCAACAAATCTAATGAGTTCTATAAATATTCTATAGAAGAAGATAAATGGTCTTTAGCCGAATCGATTCCGTTTGGCCGGAAACCTAATGACCCGTTACAAATTAATCGGAAACAAGTCGGTAATGGAGCAGCACTTTGTTTTGATGGTATTAATACAATCTATGCAACTAAAGGCGCTGGAACTCGAGAATTGTGGGCATATAATATCACAAATAATTCTTGGACACAAAAAGCATTTGTTCCGTCCATAATCAAACGGGGTTTAAGGGGTGGTACATCAATAGTATTTGAAAATAATAAACTTTATCTTTTAGCCGGAGAACAAAATAGAAGAGTATCGACAAATTTTTTATGTTATTTTCCTTCTGCTGATACCTTAAATGGTGAACCTTGGCAGTTGTTAAATCCCGCGCCACTGGAACCTGATTATCGAACTTATCGAAATGGCAGTTGTCTTGTTGCCTTAGGTGATGAAATTTATGCTCTAAAAGGTTGGGGTAAACATAATTATTTCTATGCTTACGATACCAAAACTGGAACTTGGACTGTAAAAGAAACTATACCTCAATCTCATCCGCAACTCCTTCAGAAAAATAAAGTAAAAA includes:
- the dnaN gene encoding DNA polymerase III subunit beta yields the protein MQCVIEKELFLEGLSGVVQILLTKTTYPVLQNVFLESTGDNLIVKATDLDSYVEKRLPLTEKGKSGKVIVSGKKLLEAVRELSADKLSLTLKDSRVYLEADGSTSIFSGLDPTEFPEVPSLPQDNEIEFPLATLEEIFKATSFATSKDESRPAICGVYWKVSPTETRMVATDTYRLAFAKKKGKFGGKLEVIIAPKIFALFPKGVDKIKVCVDPAKIGLVFPNTTIISRLIEGPYPDYERIMPKQYPFRMQTNVVNFSSALRRAAVFAHPAGRLVILNLSVKESSIFAETQDLGQTTQMFDADYEGDDLKIGFNVDFLLEVLKHIDSDEVIMEFLNPLAAGVVKPASSESEIEKIYLLMPIRLE
- a CDS encoding choice-of-anchor J domain-containing protein, translating into MQKFKITQILFFLLLPIILISVPLNESFTGTIFPPLGWRVINNDGGTQTWERYTTNFYTSPACVSSRYEGISLRNDDWLITPRLKCSEVTFDTLKFWYRKSGGGNPESLEIRLSTTGSNINDFTILLWAKKFTNTNYILKTIALDTFDGQEMYIAFVNKGLYGSRINLDDITGPEIKEIRDVAVDSIIYPSSSFVMRPLGRGFQPKARIKNYSNAIQRNIPVICSILGQNSVLRYENIKYLDSLLIDSSKTITFDTFVPIIAELCTIKIRTFLTDDTNSLNNQKIRQTQIIKPNYTGGPDAGYAYWIDSDTTGGPIYNWIDISTTGSPLPTGDVNVSGPIPIGFTFNFYGEPMTYFYYSTNGFISFNELSLSYNTNSPIPFSDAPNNIIAPFWDDLNILNARHKTFDLPPVRYKIIQWRGLVMSSGVNRDTVEFQIILYENGEIIFQYKRCENLYKLGLGQSATIGIENNTGLIGLQYLYNGAPEGNLLSAGRAIRFSRYSHDVSADSVLIPTRIGYGDTILPGVLIKNLGTNTETFCTYLKIEDNKDLVYLDSVEITNMLPATACTVNFQSWIGNQFGLFTATAWAKLDSDYIRSNDSCRKNIEVILPSPTLLFPSNNLSTNNTNLTFDWTDVNNATQYNLKVYEAKNEKQYAENGTIIWNISDLAKSKHIFDTIISVSECGPISFSEGTYFWRVRAGTENYWSNWSDTFKFTIDTTPPPIPILLNPSPNCTLSLECPNFVWRTSLTASEYNLLVIKAEDTLLNILTSDSIYSPSRPLPIGEYLWSVRCRDRANNWSDYAMFWRFYVNYPIWQRKSDIPDSNSLKPVKDGGCLTSDGNKIYALKGNNTQDFYAYDITTNKWQIKSPVPFFIRDSIVIKRKVKAGASLVYADGIIFAIKGNNTKEFWKYEPGNDTWSFCQLAPSIKPFKDGSSLTYYNGNIYCLVGSSRDCEFLKYDISQNSWEQLDSPPKGIHNRIFKSGSCIVYGGNNKIYALKGGAKYNEFYCYDINENSWTEKESLPYLPYGKRYKVRAGGAITYDGQNMLYAIKGNKCQEVWAYNTLSGHWQFQDTIPKLNKRSFPKNGASLIFANNRLFILKGNRTREFWAYIPQNIGKRQNLIIGNENQQIEQNIKQSIKQNVRHKKQIVSKVIYFSNRKMKIRADNAISESTVIRLYDIQGRLLKSIIRQISNSGLDSEISLDNLPKGIYFLVISQ
- a CDS encoding metallopeptidase family protein, coding for MQREQFEEFVIQALHELPEFFKKKLENVSIIIEDVPSLEVQNKMKKGKLDILGLYHGVPYRKRGFWYGNTLPDRIIIYQKPIENIAKTEEEIKELVRKVVMHEIGHYYGLSDEELRQAGV
- a CDS encoding sugar phosphate nucleotidyltransferase, producing MKLYAVILAGGKGERFWPKSRSNFPKQFIALFGKDSLIQKTHKRIKKIIPTKNQFFVISQELAKILAKQITIPKQNIIYEPIGKNTAPAIALAAIYLDKIDPEGTMIVLPSDHLIKDEQSFYQDVKFAYEIAQQDYLVTFGIPATSPETGYGYIHIGDEFRRQNGQISYIGLKFVEKPDLALAKKYLQAKTYLWNSGMFVWRISAILNGIKEYLPEFYDDLIRFQKYIGTAQEWKVLKKLYQNAPATSIDYAVLEKSDNIIVVKANFVWDDVGSWLALERHFVKDNANNVILGKVYYKDTENSIIVSDKNLVATMGIKNLIIVQTNDALLVISKEKASALKELIKIISQEKNGIKYL
- a CDS encoding DUF3108 domain-containing protein yields the protein MFFSLLILVTAFSPGERLFYDIRYGPILVGSLELQVQPNIFWNGESCYHFQAKLKSNPKLNKIFSIDDELNSYVRISDFATLKSEKFIREKNYQATLWAIFDYRQQKIIYSDSSTFVLQPHARDLLTTWYYCRTIDLKFGNDFSIPVHIDKKNYQLKLPVVEVKTINLSNKKYHCAIIEPQTIPKSNLGSIYLSLDKSRYPVIIKNKLFLGELIATLKRVTSGQALEVKSKSNNEGRSKTCDKE
- the hslV gene encoding ATP-dependent protease subunit HslV; this translates as MAKFISTTIIGLKKDGKCAMASDGQVTFGDTIVKETAKKIRKVYNNKILVGFAGSAADAFTLFERFENKLEEYHGNLPRAVVELAKDWRQDKVLRRLEALLAILSPQNSYIVSGSGDVIEPDDGIVAIGSGGPIALAVARALTKHTNLEPKIIVQEAIRIAGSINIHTNQEITIETIE